Proteins encoded together in one Micromonospora auratinigra window:
- a CDS encoding SRPBCC family protein produces the protein MTLDMRMTRQLPASPEEVFDAYTDAEKQKIWFTILDEQPGIVEIQVDLRVGGQQTAVWGPSPDMLFRETQTFLVIDRPHRLVTNSTGTGPDGMTMTTRIEVTFEENDGGTLMTVVQSGFPVPEIRDFFVGEVWAGAFARIEAFLVRRGGTEPADV, from the coding sequence ATGACGCTCGACATGCGGATGACGCGGCAACTACCCGCCAGCCCGGAGGAGGTCTTCGACGCGTACACGGACGCCGAGAAGCAGAAGATCTGGTTCACCATCCTCGACGAGCAGCCCGGCATCGTCGAGATCCAGGTCGATCTGCGGGTCGGCGGGCAGCAGACAGCGGTGTGGGGGCCCAGTCCGGACATGCTGTTTCGAGAAACGCAGACCTTCCTCGTGATCGACCGCCCGCACCGGCTCGTCACCAATTCCACCGGCACCGGTCCGGACGGCATGACCATGACGACCCGCATCGAGGTCACGTTCGAGGAGAACGATGGCGGCACTCTGATGACCGTGGTCCAGAGCGGTTTCCCGGTTCCCGAGATCCGTGACTTCTTCGTCGGCGAGGTGTGGGCCGGCGCATTCGCCCGCATCGAGGCGTTCCTGGTCCGCCGGGGTGGGACGGAGCCCGCCGATGTCTAG
- a CDS encoding SMI1/KNR4 family protein: MDTPVEESWARISGWLARHAPVTAQAIRPPAGAAEVRRTEAVVGRPLPADLLAWWRLTDGIADADYRAGSPIPTHYLPLSTVDARRRFADLAPFANPDCCGPDGTHATTAGERLRGFCTATVPICRDLAGDLLVVDLRDGARHGGVLSWTAEDGCHPTGWAGTAAMLADTARRLDDPTRTEIVDGGTLQWR, encoded by the coding sequence GTGGACACACCGGTCGAGGAATCCTGGGCCCGGATCAGCGGCTGGCTGGCCCGGCACGCCCCGGTGACGGCGCAGGCGATCCGTCCGCCGGCCGGTGCCGCCGAGGTCCGCCGCACCGAAGCTGTGGTGGGCCGCCCCCTACCGGCCGACCTGCTGGCCTGGTGGCGGCTGACGGACGGCATCGCGGACGCCGACTACCGCGCCGGCTCCCCGATCCCCACCCATTACCTGCCGCTGTCCACCGTGGACGCGCGCCGCCGCTTCGCCGACCTCGCGCCGTTCGCCAACCCGGACTGCTGCGGCCCGGACGGCACCCACGCCACCACGGCCGGGGAGCGCCTGCGCGGTTTCTGCACCGCCACCGTGCCGATCTGCCGGGACCTGGCCGGCGACCTGCTCGTGGTCGACCTGCGCGACGGAGCGCGCCACGGCGGCGTCCTGTCCTGGACGGCCGAGGACGGCTGCCACCCGACCGGCTGGGCCGGTACGGCCGCGATGCTCGCCGACACCGCCCGCCGGCTCGACGACCCCACGCGCACCGAGATCGTCGACGGCGGCACGCTGCAGTGGCGCTGA
- a CDS encoding phage tail sheath family protein yields MALQVGVNVTEVDGRASPALAAAPTSVGAFVGRTRRGVPDQAVRVSSLDQFTARFGGHHADGYLPHAVTGFFLNGGREAYVVRVAGAGSQAARATLNDRQGAAAASLRVSAGYRGVADPGVWAHALRLDVRDDPRAVTTVGAAATAAATTLQLASLAGVEVGTVLRVASTTTLLRVVTAVDRATRTVTLGAATGEAVAAGVAVSSAEFRLVVRQQDPATGAFPVVETWSNLSMQSGSADYVLDRLNHPVTGSRYVTVADLSSAAPGVDLPAVVSGVALTGGSETAAAAGDLVGDAAAHTGLHALDTAAVQLLAVPDAHLLPAVGEALVVRGALDYAAARGDCVYVGSAPDRGHPAGTVPRSTADYTETVAHYTQAVKEYAAQFQGAKVYGALYAPWIQVADPAGVGPAPVRFVPPEGHVMGVYARTEQERGIHKAPAGDAAAVRGALSLAAAFSAGEHDDLVRNGRTNGLLSPGGRTPVVAGSRTLSTDTRWQYVNVRLLFNFVKSSLRDGLRFVRQEPHTEALRRMVRFNVITPFLLGLWQQGAFGSDPAEQVFTVKCDAENNPPADVDLGLFRVEVYFYPVRPAETVHLIVGQQPGGGTAAEA; encoded by the coding sequence ATGGCACTTCAGGTAGGGGTGAACGTCACCGAGGTCGACGGGCGGGCCAGCCCCGCGTTGGCGGCCGCGCCCACCTCCGTCGGCGCGTTCGTCGGGCGTACCCGCCGGGGCGTGCCCGACCAGGCCGTCCGGGTCAGCAGCCTGGACCAGTTCACCGCCCGTTTCGGCGGCCACCACGCCGACGGGTACCTGCCGCACGCGGTCACCGGGTTCTTCCTCAACGGCGGTCGCGAGGCGTACGTCGTGCGGGTCGCCGGCGCCGGCAGCCAGGCCGCCCGGGCCACCCTCAACGACCGGCAGGGCGCAGCGGCGGCCAGCCTGCGGGTCAGCGCCGGCTACCGGGGGGTGGCCGACCCGGGCGTGTGGGCACACGCGCTGCGGCTCGACGTCCGCGACGATCCCCGGGCCGTCACCACCGTCGGGGCCGCCGCGACCGCCGCCGCCACCACTCTGCAGCTCGCCTCGCTGGCCGGCGTCGAGGTCGGCACGGTGCTGCGGGTCGCCTCCACCACCACGCTGTTGCGGGTCGTCACGGCCGTCGACCGGGCCACCCGTACGGTCACCCTCGGCGCCGCCACCGGCGAGGCCGTGGCCGCCGGGGTGGCCGTCAGCAGCGCCGAGTTCCGCCTCGTCGTCCGGCAGCAGGATCCCGCCACCGGCGCGTTCCCGGTCGTCGAGACCTGGTCGAACCTCTCCATGCAGTCCGGCTCCGCCGACTACGTGCTCGACCGGCTCAACCACCCGGTCACCGGCTCCCGCTACGTCACGGTCGCGGACCTGAGCAGCGCCGCGCCCGGCGTCGACCTGCCCGCCGTGGTCAGTGGCGTCGCGCTCACCGGTGGCAGCGAGACCGCCGCCGCGGCCGGCGACCTGGTCGGCGACGCCGCCGCGCACACCGGGCTGCACGCGCTGGACACCGCGGCCGTCCAACTGCTGGCGGTGCCCGACGCGCACCTGCTCCCGGCGGTGGGCGAGGCGCTCGTGGTCCGGGGCGCGCTGGACTACGCCGCGGCGCGCGGCGACTGCGTGTACGTCGGCTCGGCCCCGGACCGGGGTCACCCGGCCGGCACGGTTCCCCGCTCCACCGCCGACTACACCGAGACCGTCGCGCACTACACCCAGGCGGTCAAGGAGTACGCGGCCCAGTTCCAGGGGGCGAAGGTCTACGGGGCGTTGTACGCGCCGTGGATCCAGGTCGCCGATCCCGCCGGGGTGGGGCCTGCGCCGGTGCGGTTCGTCCCGCCCGAGGGGCACGTGATGGGCGTCTACGCCCGCACCGAGCAGGAGCGCGGCATCCACAAGGCCCCGGCCGGGGACGCCGCCGCCGTACGCGGCGCGTTGTCGCTGGCCGCCGCGTTCAGCGCCGGGGAGCACGACGACCTGGTCCGCAACGGACGGACCAACGGGCTGCTGTCGCCCGGCGGGCGGACGCCGGTGGTGGCCGGCTCCCGGACACTCTCCACCGACACCCGCTGGCAGTACGTGAACGTCCGGCTGCTGTTCAACTTCGTCAAGTCGTCGCTGCGCGACGGGCTGCGCTTCGTGCGGCAGGAGCCGCACACCGAGGCGCTGCGCCGGATGGTCCGGTTCAACGTGATCACCCCGTTCCTGCTGGGCCTGTGGCAGCAGGGCGCCTTCGGCTCCGACCCGGCCGAGCAGGTCTTCACCGTCAAGTGCGACGCGGAGAACAACCCGCCCGCCGACGTGGACCTCGGGTTGTTCCGGGTGGAGGTCTATTTCTACCCGGTCCGCCCGGCCGAGACCGTGCACCTCATCGTCGGCCAGCAGCCCGGCGGCGGCACCGCCGCCGAAGCCTAG
- a CDS encoding Type 1 glutamine amidotransferase-like domain-containing protein: protein MKLLLTSAGVQNPSIRAALVDLLGKPISESSALCIPTACYPMGGPASAWRFVSGQTPLPMTDLGWKSLGVLELTALPSIGRERWEPWVREADVLLAHGGDATYLSHWMRRSGLADLLPSLPDTVWVGLSGGSMALTPRIGADFVAWQDAPDDRTLGLVDFSIFPHLGLEPDNTMAGAEKWAAEIAGPAYAIDDQTAITVTDGTVEVVSEGQWRQFPG, encoded by the coding sequence GTGAAGCTGCTGCTCACCTCCGCCGGCGTCCAGAACCCGAGCATCCGTGCCGCACTGGTGGACCTGCTGGGCAAGCCGATCTCCGAGTCCAGTGCCCTGTGCATCCCCACCGCGTGCTATCCCATGGGTGGGCCGGCCTCGGCCTGGCGTTTCGTCAGTGGTCAGACGCCGCTGCCGATGACCGACCTGGGCTGGAAGTCGCTGGGGGTGCTGGAGTTGACGGCGCTGCCCAGCATCGGGCGGGAGCGGTGGGAGCCCTGGGTCCGGGAGGCCGACGTCCTGCTCGCCCACGGCGGCGACGCGACGTACCTCAGCCACTGGATGCGGCGGTCCGGGCTGGCGGACCTGCTGCCGTCGCTGCCCGACACCGTCTGGGTGGGGCTGAGCGGCGGCAGCATGGCACTGACCCCCCGCATCGGCGCGGACTTCGTCGCGTGGCAGGACGCGCCCGACGACCGCACCCTGGGCCTCGTCGACTTCTCGATCTTCCCGCACCTGGGCCTCGAGCCGGACAACACCATGGCCGGCGCCGAGAAGTGGGCGGCCGAGATCGCCGGACCGGCGTACGCGATCGACGACCAGACGGCCATCACGGTCACCGACGGCACCGTCGAGGTCGTCTCCGAGGGGCAGTGGAGGCAGTTCCCCGGGTAG
- a CDS encoding ArsR/SmtB family transcription factor has product MVHQHVLDRVFASLADPTRRGILIRLGDGPATIGELAEPTGMSLTGMKKHVRVLEDAGLVVTEKVGRTRQCRLGVAPLDEAMAWISFHQRLWGRRLDGLDAYLTLQPGSKGQDS; this is encoded by the coding sequence GTGGTTCACCAACACGTCCTGGACCGGGTGTTCGCCTCGCTCGCCGATCCGACCCGCCGAGGCATTCTGATCCGGCTCGGCGACGGCCCGGCCACCATCGGCGAACTTGCCGAACCCACCGGGATGAGCCTGACCGGCATGAAGAAGCACGTACGGGTGCTCGAAGATGCCGGACTCGTCGTCACGGAGAAGGTCGGCCGGACCCGTCAGTGCCGTCTGGGCGTCGCGCCACTGGATGAGGCGATGGCCTGGATCAGCTTCCACCAGCGGCTCTGGGGCCGCCGCCTCGACGGCCTCGACGCCTACCTCACCCTCCAGCCCGGCTCGAAGGGACAGGATTCATGA
- a CDS encoding phage tail sheath family protein, with protein MTINLGVTVVEVDGKSSPAIVSAPTSTAGFLVRSARGAPDRAVRVRGFGDFVSTFGGYTADAFGAYAVRGFFDNGGSDAYAVRVVGAGAQSSTVVVNDQAGTPVPTLRLRAGARGVAEPGAWGDALSVAVEPHPLGVASVPAQVVGGTAEPFALTDGATAQFTVTTRGVDQVGTVTFHAADFATIGAASAQEVAAAINRQTTAVRAAVTPDGTVAVAVVATDPRVWSRLAVTAPAALGFTGGNANSDGSLAAGRTVAALSSASGFRIGSAVRFAVRGHAIGTAAVAATVADGAGVLVTTDGGPGETIVFHNSDFANPAAVTVAEVAAAINRQAVAFSAEVTHNNRLALLSNRDGAGSTIALAAPGSGGDARTALGLASATPVAGSQTFRQLTAASETYRLIGWGSSPAFPALPAAAVRVSTVEFDLVVRRDGAEVERFGPVSMVDSHDSYVEAVVNDPRGGSAYLVVTDLDSASGVGLDAPAPGVYPLTGGDDGADPADTAYLGDPAQRTGLEAFNEVAIQLLACPESTSIGVAAGAIGYCERRGDAMFIGTVPYGFDREGAKAYAAGLRGRKVFGALYGPWIQVVNPDVATAAAQPLVWIPPVGQVLGTYARIADARGVWKAPAGDEARLSDALGVEYDMTDADHTDLVRNGGVNGIRALPGAGIVVDASRTLSTDTRWLFVNVRRLFNFVKSSLRDGLTWVAQEPHDEALRRMVRFNVVTPFLLGLWRQGAFGSDPAEQVFTVKCDAENNAPADVANGVFTLEVYFYPAKPAEAILIVVGQQDSGATATDG; from the coding sequence ATGACCATCAACCTCGGCGTGACCGTCGTGGAGGTCGACGGCAAGTCGTCCCCCGCGATCGTCTCCGCGCCCACCTCGACCGCCGGGTTCCTCGTCCGCAGCGCGCGCGGCGCGCCCGACCGGGCGGTCCGGGTCCGTGGCTTCGGCGACTTCGTGTCCACCTTCGGCGGCTACACCGCCGACGCGTTCGGCGCGTACGCGGTCCGGGGCTTCTTCGACAACGGCGGCTCGGACGCGTACGCGGTGCGGGTCGTCGGTGCGGGCGCCCAGTCGTCCACCGTGGTGGTGAACGACCAGGCCGGCACCCCGGTGCCGACGTTGCGGCTGCGGGCCGGCGCGCGGGGCGTCGCCGAGCCGGGCGCCTGGGGCGACGCGCTGAGCGTGGCCGTCGAGCCGCACCCGCTCGGCGTCGCCTCGGTGCCCGCCCAGGTGGTCGGCGGCACCGCCGAGCCGTTCGCGCTCACCGACGGGGCCACCGCCCAGTTCACCGTCACCACCCGGGGCGTCGACCAGGTCGGCACCGTCACCTTCCACGCCGCCGACTTCGCCACCATCGGGGCGGCGTCGGCACAGGAGGTGGCCGCCGCGATCAACCGGCAGACCACGGCGGTCCGGGCCGCGGTCACCCCGGACGGCACCGTCGCGGTCGCCGTGGTGGCCACCGACCCCCGGGTCTGGTCCCGGCTCGCGGTGACCGCGCCGGCCGCGCTCGGCTTCACCGGCGGCAACGCCAACAGCGACGGCTCCCTCGCGGCCGGCCGGACGGTGGCGGCGCTGTCGTCGGCGAGCGGCTTCCGGATCGGCTCGGCCGTACGCTTCGCGGTCCGCGGGCACGCGATCGGCACCGCCGCGGTGGCCGCCACGGTCGCCGACGGCGCGGGCGTGCTGGTCACCACCGACGGCGGCCCGGGGGAGACGATCGTCTTCCACAACTCCGACTTCGCCAACCCGGCGGCGGTCACCGTGGCCGAGGTCGCCGCGGCGATCAACCGGCAGGCCGTCGCGTTCAGCGCCGAGGTCACCCACAACAACCGGCTGGCGCTGCTGTCCAACCGGGACGGGGCGGGCTCCACGATCGCGCTGGCCGCGCCGGGCAGTGGCGGTGACGCACGTACCGCGCTGGGGCTGGCCAGCGCCACCCCGGTCGCCGGCTCGCAGACGTTCCGGCAGCTCACCGCCGCGTCGGAGACGTACCGGCTGATCGGGTGGGGGTCGAGCCCGGCGTTCCCGGCGCTGCCGGCCGCCGCGGTGCGGGTCTCCACCGTCGAGTTCGACCTGGTGGTACGCCGCGACGGCGCCGAGGTGGAACGCTTCGGCCCGGTCAGCATGGTGGACAGCCACGACTCGTACGTGGAGGCGGTGGTCAACGACCCGCGGGGCGGCTCGGCGTACCTGGTCGTCACCGACCTGGACAGCGCCTCCGGGGTGGGCCTGGACGCCCCCGCGCCGGGCGTTTACCCGCTCACCGGGGGCGACGACGGGGCCGACCCGGCGGACACCGCCTACCTGGGCGACCCGGCCCAGCGCACCGGCCTGGAGGCGTTCAACGAGGTGGCGATCCAGCTGCTGGCCTGCCCGGAGTCCACCTCGATCGGGGTGGCCGCCGGGGCGATCGGCTACTGCGAGCGGCGCGGCGACGCGATGTTCATCGGCACCGTGCCGTACGGCTTCGACCGCGAGGGCGCCAAGGCGTACGCGGCGGGCCTGCGCGGCCGGAAGGTGTTCGGCGCGCTGTACGGGCCGTGGATCCAGGTGGTCAACCCCGACGTGGCCACCGCGGCGGCGCAGCCGCTGGTGTGGATCCCGCCGGTCGGGCAGGTGCTCGGCACGTACGCGCGCATCGCCGACGCCCGGGGCGTGTGGAAGGCGCCCGCCGGCGACGAGGCGCGCCTCTCCGACGCCCTCGGCGTGGAGTACGACATGACCGACGCCGACCACACCGACCTGGTCCGCAACGGCGGGGTCAACGGCATCCGGGCGCTGCCCGGCGCGGGCATCGTCGTCGACGCGTCCCGGACCCTCTCCACCGACACCCGCTGGCTCTTCGTCAACGTGCGCCGGCTGTTCAACTTCGTCAAGTCCTCACTGCGCGACGGCCTCACCTGGGTGGCCCAGGAGCCGCACGACGAGGCGCTGCGCCGGATGGTCCGGTTCAACGTGGTCACCCCGTTCCTGCTGGGGCTGTGGCGGCAGGGCGCGTTCGGCTCCGATCCGGCCGAGCAGGTCTTCACCGTCAAGTGCGACGCGGAGAACAACGCGCCGGCGGACGTGGCGAACGGGGTCTTCACCCTCGAGGTCTATTTCTATCCGGCCAAACCGGCCGAGGCGATCCTCATCGTCGTCGGCCAGCAGGACAGCGGCGCGACCGCGACCGACGGCTGA
- a CDS encoding AEC family transporter, translating into MSLVSAFVPIWILTAVGWAACRRGLLGEAAASALGRFVFHLAMPAALFLALSRMPLSGFAGRPLLAFGVSTAAVVGAGWVAAGRLFGRAPGERPIRGMAAGYVNSANLGIPIATQVLGDVSFLAEVVLVQVLVVTPVILVALDRHRDPEGRVRVRRIASLPVRNPVILASLLGVACSAAGLRPPSAAGASLTLLSGAAVPAALVALGASLHRTAPTRTEPAEPTELAVIAALKLVAQPVVAYAAGLALDLSASQLLAVVVCAGLPTAQNTFIFGQEYGVGEAVANRAVVLTTTLSLGTLAAAAALLG; encoded by the coding sequence ATGAGCCTGGTGTCCGCGTTCGTACCGATCTGGATCCTCACCGCGGTCGGCTGGGCGGCCTGTCGCCGGGGCCTGCTGGGCGAGGCGGCGGCGTCGGCGCTCGGCCGCTTCGTGTTCCACCTCGCGATGCCGGCCGCCCTGTTCCTGGCGTTGTCCCGGATGCCGCTGTCCGGGTTCGCCGGCCGCCCGCTGCTCGCCTTCGGGGTGAGTACGGCCGCGGTCGTCGGGGCCGGGTGGGTCGCCGCGGGCCGGTTGTTCGGTCGCGCGCCCGGCGAGCGGCCGATCCGGGGCATGGCCGCCGGGTACGTGAACTCGGCGAACCTCGGCATCCCGATCGCCACGCAGGTGCTGGGCGACGTGTCTTTCCTGGCGGAGGTGGTGCTGGTGCAGGTGCTGGTGGTGACGCCGGTGATCCTGGTCGCCCTGGACCGGCACCGTGACCCGGAGGGACGGGTCCGGGTCCGCCGGATCGCCTCGCTGCCGGTCCGCAACCCGGTGATCCTGGCGTCGCTGCTCGGTGTCGCCTGCTCGGCCGCCGGCCTGCGTCCGCCGTCGGCGGCCGGCGCGTCGCTCACCCTGCTGTCGGGGGCCGCGGTGCCGGCCGCCCTGGTCGCGCTCGGCGCCTCGCTGCACCGCACGGCGCCGACGCGGACCGAGCCGGCCGAGCCGACCGAGCTCGCCGTGATCGCCGCGCTGAAACTCGTCGCGCAGCCGGTCGTCGCGTACGCGGCCGGGCTGGCGCTGGACCTGTCCGCGTCGCAGTTGCTCGCCGTGGTGGTGTGCGCGGGCCTGCCGACGGCGCAGAACACGTTCATCTTCGGCCAGGAGTACGGCGTCGGCGAGGCGGTGGCGAACCGGGCGGTGGTGCTGACCACGACGCTGTCGCTGGGCACCCTGGCCGCGGCGGCGGCACTGCTCGGGTAG
- a CDS encoding phage tail protein: protein MAELTFQESYRTHGFLVEIEGTQCPVTKVTGLNEGMTETIEQPDGGSPTVHKISSGIIKFDTLVIERNMDGSRFDGFFKDWFAEMFQLNGNTNTSSVRRNGAVIKLENGQEVLRFAFYGAWVKSSKLSDLEAGSSGLFKQTLELEHEGLERVS, encoded by the coding sequence ATGGCAGAGCTGACGTTCCAGGAGTCGTACCGTACGCACGGCTTCCTGGTGGAGATCGAGGGCACCCAGTGCCCCGTCACCAAGGTCACCGGGTTGAACGAGGGCATGACCGAGACGATCGAGCAGCCCGACGGCGGCTCCCCCACGGTGCACAAGATCTCCAGCGGCATCATCAAGTTCGACACGCTGGTCATCGAGCGCAACATGGACGGCAGCCGGTTCGACGGCTTCTTCAAGGACTGGTTCGCCGAGATGTTCCAACTCAACGGGAACACCAACACCTCGTCGGTGCGGCGCAACGGCGCGGTGATCAAGCTGGAGAACGGCCAGGAGGTGCTCCGGTTCGCCTTCTACGGCGCCTGGGTGAAGTCCTCCAAGCTGTCCGATCTGGAGGCGGGCAGCTCCGGGCTGTTCAAGCAGACCCTGGAGCTGGAGCACGAGGGCCTGGAGCGTGTCTCGTGA
- a CDS encoding class I SAM-dependent methyltransferase — MTARDADRHGDDDYDRIYLDSAGSGGPPWDIGRPQPALAAVLDDRVRGPKVLDIGCGPGDLAIALGRRGYQVTAVDISSVAIDTARARATRAGVSVRFEVGDATRLSLPDAPFDSVFDSGLLHILHRAGGGRAEAYLRLLPGLAAPGASVFVLAVSRAAGEGWSLTEELLRAAFAAPDWVDTDVTGIDVTAEVGGEDLALPGFLLRTVRAPAPA; from the coding sequence ATGACCGCACGTGACGCCGATCGGCACGGCGACGACGACTACGACCGGATCTACCTCGACAGTGCCGGCTCGGGCGGCCCGCCCTGGGACATCGGCCGTCCACAGCCGGCACTCGCCGCGGTGCTGGACGACCGGGTCCGGGGCCCGAAGGTGCTCGACATCGGCTGCGGCCCGGGGGACCTCGCGATCGCGCTGGGCCGCCGGGGGTACCAGGTGACCGCCGTCGACATCTCGTCGGTGGCGATCGACACGGCCCGCGCCCGGGCGACCCGCGCCGGCGTGTCGGTGCGCTTCGAGGTCGGGGACGCGACCCGGCTGTCATTGCCGGACGCGCCCTTCGACTCGGTCTTCGACTCCGGCCTGCTGCACATCCTGCACCGGGCCGGCGGTGGTCGGGCGGAGGCGTACCTGCGGCTGCTGCCGGGTCTCGCCGCGCCGGGCGCCAGCGTCTTCGTGCTCGCGGTGTCCCGGGCGGCCGGCGAGGGCTGGAGCCTGACCGAGGAGTTGCTACGGGCGGCGTTCGCCGCGCCGGACTGGGTGGACACCGACGTGACGGGGATCGACGTGACGGCCGAGGTGGGCGGGGAGGACCTGGCGCTGCCGGGCTTCCTGCTGCGCACGGTCCGCGCCCCGGCTCCGGCCTGA
- a CDS encoding LuxR C-terminal-related transcriptional regulator, producing the protein MRVLVVDDIRLFRDHVLDILGAQPFVERAAGAADAEAALRAVAEHGFRVVLVSLATRDSLAVCRRLVAACADTRVIALGVSGGDDEVVACAEAGVTGYLLRDESSEGLLRVVAAAGRGEVTCPPPVAAALMRRMGQRGRAPGGPAGESRLTTREREILGLIDEGMSNKEIARKLNIEIRTVKNHVHNLLEKLEVSRRGEAAALVRGVRRRAQAPGW; encoded by the coding sequence TTGCGTGTCCTCGTTGTCGACGACATACGGCTCTTCCGCGACCACGTGCTCGACATTCTGGGCGCGCAACCGTTCGTCGAACGGGCGGCCGGGGCGGCCGACGCCGAAGCGGCCCTGCGCGCGGTCGCCGAGCACGGCTTCCGGGTCGTCCTGGTGAGCCTGGCGACGCGGGACAGCCTCGCCGTCTGCCGTCGGCTGGTCGCCGCCTGCGCCGACACGCGGGTGATCGCGCTGGGCGTCTCCGGCGGCGACGACGAGGTGGTGGCGTGCGCCGAGGCGGGCGTGACCGGCTACCTGCTGCGCGACGAGTCGAGCGAGGGCCTGCTACGGGTGGTCGCCGCCGCCGGACGCGGCGAGGTGACCTGCCCTCCCCCGGTCGCGGCGGCGCTGATGCGCCGGATGGGGCAGCGCGGGCGCGCCCCGGGCGGGCCCGCCGGGGAGAGCCGGCTGACCACCCGGGAACGGGAGATCCTCGGCCTCATCGACGAGGGCATGTCCAACAAGGAGATCGCCCGCAAGCTCAACATCGAGATCCGCACCGTCAAGAACCACGTGCACAACCTCCTGGAGAAGCTGGAGGTGAGCCGCCGGGGCGAGGCGGCGGCACTGGTGCGCGGGGTCCGCCGCCGGGCGCAGGCTCCCGGCTGGTGA
- a CDS encoding DUF6069 family protein → MSRHSPAATVALAGATAVAVNLILYGVGRAVGGTFRFTTSGGPAEVDAVTVAGFSAVPLLVGLTAVALLAPRAAWVVRVALVVGPLLAIGTIALMTLPTDFDTASKATLALCHLTLVPITIAAVIAVDRATRPSVTTVT, encoded by the coding sequence ATGTCTAGGCACTCTCCGGCGGCGACCGTCGCCCTCGCCGGCGCCACCGCCGTGGCGGTCAATCTCATCCTCTACGGCGTCGGGCGAGCGGTCGGCGGCACGTTCCGGTTCACCACCTCCGGTGGACCGGCCGAGGTCGACGCGGTCACCGTCGCCGGTTTCAGCGCCGTACCGCTGCTCGTCGGCCTCACCGCCGTCGCTCTGCTCGCGCCGCGTGCCGCCTGGGTCGTCCGGGTCGCCCTGGTCGTCGGCCCGCTGCTGGCGATCGGCACGATCGCCCTCATGACCCTGCCCACAGACTTCGACACCGCGAGCAAGGCGACACTGGCCCTCTGCCACCTCACCCTCGTCCCGATCACCATCGCCGCCGTCATCGCCGTCGACCGTGCCACGCGCCCATCAGTGACCACCGTGACCTGA
- a CDS encoding acetyltransferase — protein MTDPVIRPLVAGEETLFDSMPDPLPQLRQMGYADGVAGGGYRPEHTWVALRGGRVVARAAWLLPPGAVGSPWLDWFDLTAEPELGAALLRAAHEALGGPLSYQATLPAYWRRRPEVLAVVAPPMAAARLAGLVERGERLRCTWAGTPLPATAGRYTFRPAADAAEVEALVARIGDPEVLTGKEIARAVGGVDLATAPLAWLGGLGDNWRVALDAGEPVGLAGTAGDACYPLLAWLGLRDEAARAELLVDAVRVLAEGGAREVVADVDGHRVAALAELERTGFRRLRSRLLFEPAGAAPADRADAPRSAVTTG, from the coding sequence ATGACCGATCCGGTCATCCGTCCGCTCGTCGCGGGCGAGGAAACTCTGTTCGACTCCATGCCCGACCCGCTGCCGCAGCTGCGCCAGATGGGCTACGCCGACGGCGTCGCCGGCGGCGGCTACCGCCCCGAGCACACCTGGGTGGCCCTGCGCGGCGGCCGGGTCGTCGCCCGGGCGGCCTGGCTGCTCCCGCCCGGTGCCGTCGGCTCTCCCTGGCTGGACTGGTTCGACCTGACCGCCGAACCGGAACTCGGGGCCGCGCTGCTGCGCGCCGCGCACGAGGCGCTCGGTGGCCCGCTGTCCTACCAGGCCACCCTGCCCGCGTACTGGCGACGCCGGCCGGAGGTGCTGGCCGTGGTGGCACCGCCGATGGCGGCGGCCCGGCTCGCCGGGCTGGTGGAGCGTGGCGAGCGGCTGCGCTGCACCTGGGCCGGTACCCCGTTGCCGGCCACCGCCGGCCGGTACACCTTCCGTCCGGCCGCCGACGCGGCCGAGGTCGAGGCCCTGGTCGCCCGGATCGGCGACCCGGAGGTGCTGACCGGCAAGGAGATCGCCCGCGCGGTCGGTGGCGTGGACCTGGCCACCGCGCCGCTGGCCTGGCTGGGCGGCCTGGGCGACAACTGGCGGGTCGCGCTGGACGCCGGGGAGCCGGTCGGGCTGGCCGGTACGGCCGGCGACGCCTGCTACCCGTTGCTGGCCTGGCTCGGCCTGCGGGACGAGGCAGCCCGTGCCGAACTGCTCGTCGACGCGGTCCGGGTGCTCGCCGAGGGCGGCGCGCGCGAGGTGGTGGCCGACGTGGACGGTCACCGGGTGGCCGCGCTGGCGGAGCTGGAACGCACCGGGTTCCGGCGGCTGCGCAGCCGGCTGCTGTTCGAGCCCGCGGGTGCCGCGCCCGCCGACCGGGCCGACGCGCCCCGATCGGCGGTCACCACGGGCTAG